Proteins encoded in a region of the Campylobacter concisus genome:
- a CDS encoding ABC transporter ATP-binding protein → MIDIKEVTKIFGSQRILDNVSLNVKSGEKIAILGQNGAGKSSLMRIILGEFIPNSGSIAINGVNTLKDRKGALKFISFVPQTPPPLKFNLRELCEFVCKSSNVKFEEIEKFSKLLELDLHANLNKPFYKLSGGMKQKMLIAIAFAKDSEILMFDEPTANLDVKARLSFKNLLDNFTQNKTLVFISHRIDEIANLLDRCVYMDLGKIIKEENLRSKSE, encoded by the coding sequence TTGATAGATATAAAAGAAGTAACTAAAATTTTTGGCTCGCAAAGGATACTTGACAATGTTAGCCTAAACGTAAAATCTGGTGAAAAAATAGCAATACTTGGACAAAATGGAGCTGGCAAAAGCTCGCTCATGCGTATCATTTTAGGCGAGTTTATTCCAAATAGTGGAAGCATCGCAATAAATGGCGTAAATACCCTAAAAGATAGAAAAGGGGCTTTGAAATTTATCTCATTTGTGCCACAAACCCCACCACCGCTTAAATTTAACTTGCGCGAGCTTTGTGAGTTTGTCTGCAAAAGCTCAAATGTAAAATTTGAAGAGATTGAGAAATTTAGCAAGCTTTTAGAGCTTGATTTGCATGCAAATTTAAATAAACCATTTTATAAGCTCTCTGGCGGCATGAAACAAAAGATGCTAATAGCAATCGCATTTGCTAAGGATAGTGAAATTTTGATGTTTGATGAGCCAACAGCAAATCTTGACGTGAAAGCAAGGCTTTCTTTTAAAAATTTACTTGATAACTTCACGCAAAACAAAACACTTGTTTTTATTTCACACCGTATTGATGAGATAGCGAATTTATTAGATAGATGCGTCTATATGGATCTTGGCAAGATAATCAAAGAAGAAAATTTAAGGAGCAAGAGTGAATAA